A region from the Ignavibacteriota bacterium genome encodes:
- a CDS encoding DinB family protein translates to MKTFYSLLLLVVSLTFLQAQEKPEMPTGFRGEFLVQLKEVEEKVIGLAEAMPQEKYIWRPMEGVRSVSEVFMHLGGANYLFPTFIGIKSPEGLSRDMEKTVTDKAKVIELLKQSFAHVKDAIVKTPDSDLDKPTVMFGNETTVRGVFFTAALHMHEHMGQAIAYARMNNIVPPWTAAEQAVEKKSK, encoded by the coding sequence ATGAAAACATTTTACAGTTTACTTCTTCTCGTTGTATCTCTCACATTTCTTCAGGCACAAGAGAAACCTGAAATGCCGACCGGTTTCCGCGGAGAATTTCTTGTTCAGTTGAAAGAAGTGGAAGAGAAAGTCATCGGGCTTGCGGAAGCGATGCCGCAGGAAAAATATATCTGGCGACCGATGGAAGGAGTTCGCTCGGTGAGCGAGGTGTTTATGCATCTCGGTGGTGCGAACTATCTGTTTCCGACATTCATCGGAATTAAATCTCCCGAAGGATTATCTCGCGATATGGAAAAAACAGTTACGGATAAAGCAAAAGTAATTGAGTTGCTCAAACAATCATTCGCACATGTGAAAGATGCAATCGTGAAAACCCCTGACTCGGACCTTGACAAACCAACCGTTATGTTTGGTAATGAAACGACAGTGAGAGGAGTGTTCTTCACGGCGGCATTGCACATGCACGAACACATGGGGCAGGCGATTGCCTATGCACGTATGAATAACATCGTTCCGCCTTGGACTGCGGCTGAACAAGCAGTTGAAAAGAAATCAAAATAG
- a CDS encoding alkaline phosphatase family protein codes for MKKTVVINVVGLTKSLIGKHTPFLSKWSGEAKVATIKPVLPAVTCSAQATYLTGKFPTEHGVVGNGWYFKDECEVKFWRQSNKLVQSNKIWEMAKELDPKFTCANMFWWYNMYSSADYSVTPRPMYPADGRKLPDVYSQPSDLRDKLQQQLGTFPLFDFWGPRTTIRSTQWIADASKLVEEMYNPTLLLIYLPHLDYNVQRYGTDESKIAKDLNEIDRVCEESIKYYEAKGANVIVLSEYGITNVHRPVHLNRLLRENGLLAIREELGLELLDAGASQAFSVADHQVAHVYVNDKSVMNKVRTLLETKEGVELVLDEEGKRKHNIVHERAGDFVVVADKDSWFTYYYWLNNRKAPDFARTVDIHRKPGYDPAELFTDPNIKFLAPKIAMKLLKKKLGFRYLMDVISLDATLVRGSHGRLTESDDERALIITKQSTLLRSSQIEPTEVCGVILSHLSR; via the coding sequence AATCGCTCATCGGGAAACATACTCCGTTTCTTTCAAAGTGGTCAGGTGAAGCGAAGGTTGCAACAATCAAGCCGGTGCTTCCGGCGGTGACCTGTTCGGCACAGGCAACGTATCTTACCGGGAAATTTCCAACAGAGCATGGAGTTGTCGGGAATGGTTGGTACTTCAAAGATGAATGTGAAGTGAAATTCTGGAGGCAATCGAACAAACTTGTTCAGTCGAATAAGATTTGGGAGATGGCAAAGGAACTCGACCCGAAGTTCACGTGCGCCAATATGTTTTGGTGGTACAACATGTATTCGAGCGCGGATTATTCTGTCACTCCGCGACCAATGTATCCCGCCGACGGTCGGAAACTTCCCGACGTGTATTCTCAACCTTCGGATTTGCGGGACAAACTTCAGCAACAACTCGGAACGTTTCCATTGTTTGACTTTTGGGGACCGCGCACAACCATTCGCTCCACTCAGTGGATTGCCGATGCCTCAAAACTTGTAGAGGAAATGTACAATCCGACATTGCTCTTGATATATCTTCCGCATCTTGATTACAACGTACAACGCTACGGAACAGACGAATCAAAAATTGCAAAAGACCTCAACGAAATTGACCGGGTGTGTGAAGAGAGCATCAAGTATTATGAAGCAAAAGGAGCGAATGTTATCGTTCTCTCTGAGTATGGAATTACAAATGTTCATCGTCCCGTTCATTTGAACCGCCTGTTACGCGAGAATGGTTTGCTTGCCATTCGAGAAGAACTTGGGCTTGAACTTCTTGATGCGGGAGCGAGCCAAGCGTTTTCAGTTGCAGACCATCAGGTTGCGCACGTCTATGTGAATGATAAAAGTGTGATGAACAAAGTCCGCACTTTATTGGAAACGAAAGAGGGTGTTGAGTTGGTGTTGGACGAAGAAGGAAAACGGAAACATAACATCGTCCATGAGCGAGCTGGAGATTTTGTTGTTGTCGCTGACAAAGATTCGTGGTTCACATATTATTATTGGCTCAATAACAGGAAAGCGCCCGACTTTGCCCGAACAGTTGATATCCACCGCAAACCCGGCTACGACCCTGCCGAATTATTCACCGACCCAAACATAAAATTTCTCGCTCCAAAGATTGCAATGAAATTATTAAAGAAGAAACTCGGCTTCCGATATTTGATGGATGTTATTTCGCTTGATGCAACGCTTGTGAGAGGTTCGCACGGGCGATTAACGGAATCCGACGACGAGCGAGCATTGATTATTACAAAGCAATCAACGCTTTTACGTTCGTCGCAAATTGAGCCGACCGAGGTGTGTGGTGTTATCCTTTCACATCTTAGTCGGTAA
- a CDS encoding DNA-3-methyladenine glycosylase I, producing MKTEKQRCAWSGTDPLYIQYHDEEWGVPVHDDRKLFEMLILEGAQAGLSWITILRKRENYRKAFDNFDAKKIATYDAKKAQQLLANEGIVRNRLKIAATIENAKAFLQVQKEFGSFDLYIWKFVGGKPRKNKWKSLKEIPPKTPESDAMSKDLKKRGFKFVGSTICYAFMQACGLVNDHVIDCFCYMSKVVE from the coding sequence ATGAAAACAGAAAAACAACGCTGCGCGTGGTCAGGTACAGACCCGCTCTACATACAATATCACGACGAAGAATGGGGAGTTCCTGTTCATGATGACAGAAAACTTTTTGAGATGTTAATTCTCGAAGGCGCGCAGGCAGGATTGAGTTGGATAACGATTTTACGAAAGCGGGAGAACTACCGCAAAGCGTTTGATAATTTCGATGCGAAGAAAATTGCTACGTATGATGCGAAGAAAGCACAACAACTCCTTGCAAACGAAGGAATTGTCCGTAACCGATTGAAGATTGCGGCAACGATTGAAAATGCAAAAGCTTTTTTGCAAGTTCAGAAAGAATTCGGTTCATTTGATTTATACATCTGGAAATTTGTTGGAGGGAAGCCGAGAAAGAATAAATGGAAATCGCTCAAAGAAATTCCTCCGAAAACTCCTGAGTCGGATGCGATGAGCAAAGATTTGAAAAAGCGCGGCTTCAAATTTGTCGGCTCAACAATTTGCTATGCGTTCATGCAGGCGTGCGGCTTGGTGAATGACCATGTTATAGACTGCTTCTGTTACATGTCAAAAGTAGTTGAGTAA